CTATCAGCTGCGTCGCTGGTACGAGCAGTTCTACGTGGACGTGGCGGATATCGATCCGAAGATGGTGCAGCGCTTCGAATTCGAGGTCGACACCACCAAGGCCAACCAGGCCTGGGAGGCCGAGGTCGCCGAGAACATGCGTCGCAAGGCCGAGCAGGACGCGCTCAGCAGCTGACGCCGCATCCGGCAAGGCACTTCCCGGGCGGGGCGAGGTCATCCCTCGCCTCGCCCGGCTTCGTAGCGCTTACGCTGTCTCTTCCCGGGCGAGATAGGCGCGTAGGAACGTGTCGGTGGCCGCCTCGGCGATGGCCTGCAATTCCGCCGCCGAAATCGCCCGATTGCCTTGGTGCGTCCGGGCTTCCAGCGGCCCGCTGAGCAGCGCGAGGAACTGTTCGGCGGCGACGGTTGGATCGCTGTGCCGCAGTCGCCCGGCCAGCGCCAGCCGGGCCAACCGATCGGCGAGGGTCTCGCGCAGGCGAATCGTGGTGCGCCGCAACACCGTATCGACCAGGTCCGGAAAATCCGCGGCCTGCGCGTAGGTGAGCCGGTGCAGGGCGAGCGCCCGCTCGTCCGAGCAGGTGCGCAACAGCAGCACCGCGGTCTCGCCGAGGGCGGCCCCGAGATCCGCGCCGGGCGCGCGCAAAGGTTCGAGGGCGGTCTCCGCCACCGCGCCGACAGTGTCCGCGGCGGCCGAAATCGCCTCGCGGAACAGGTTTTCCTTGTCGGTCAGGTGGTTGTACACCGTCGGTTTCGCGACGGCCGCCGTGTCGGCGATCTCCTGGACGCAGGCCTGGGCGTAGCCGCGCCGGGCGAAGACGGTCAGCGCCGCGTCGAGAATGGCCTGCCGCTTGTCGATCCGGCCGCGGCTCGCCCTCGCTGTGGTCACGACGCCATGCTACCGCCTCGTTCTAACTATTGAACTCGCCGGTTCAATCGGTTCTACTTTGTCCAGCTGGTATCGATAAATGAACCAGCTGGTTCAAAGGAGGAGTTGGCATGATCGTGCACGTCCTGCGGTTCCGGTTCCGGGAGGAGACGACCGACGCGCAGCGCGACGC
This sequence is a window from Nocardia yunnanensis. Protein-coding genes within it:
- a CDS encoding TetR/AcrR family transcriptional regulator; amino-acid sequence: MTTARASRGRIDKRQAILDAALTVFARRGYAQACVQEIADTAAVAKPTVYNHLTDKENLFREAISAAADTVGAVAETALEPLRAPGADLGAALGETAVLLLRTCSDERALALHRLTYAQAADFPDLVDTVLRRTTIRLRETLADRLARLALAGRLRHSDPTVAAEQFLALLSGPLEARTHQGNRAISAAELQAIAEAATDTFLRAYLAREETA